The window GTTATGGGCCAGGGCATTGCTCAGGCTATTGCTGCAAACGGCATTGAAGTCATTATCGTGGAAAAGACTACTGACAGGATTGATTATGCCAAAGCAAGTTTGTCTGACAGCATCGATAATGAAATAAAAAGATGGGCGATGACTGCATCCGAGAAAAAAGCAATCACCAGCAGAATAAGCTGGGTGACCGACATGAAACTCGTTGCAGGATGCGACCTCATTGTGGAAGCAGTCGATGAAGAATTCGATCTGAAGAAAAAAATCTTCATGGATATCGACAAGATTGCAAAGAAGGAGACAATTTTTGTTTCCAACACTTCCACTTTAAGTTTGACGAAGCTCGCAGAATGTACAGGGCGACCTGACAAGGTTATCGGGATGCACTTCCTGAATCCTGTGCCAAAGAGACCCCTGGTAGAGGTTATTAAATGTCTGCACACATCTGCGTCAACTTTGAAGATAATAAAGGAATTCGCCAACCGGCTGGGCAAGACTTCCATTGAAGTTTATGAATATCCGGGATATGTGACCACAAGAGCCATTGTTCCTCTTTTGAATGAAGCGATGCACATCCTTCTCGAGGGAATAGCTTCTGCAAAGGATATAGACACCGCAATGAAAATCGGGTTCAATTTTCAGCATGGTCCGCTTGAAATGGCAGACATGATGGGGTTGGATGAAGTGCTTGCATGGATGGATACACTTTGGAAGACTCTCGGAGAACCAAGGTATAGAGCATGCCCTATTCTCAGGAAACTTGTACGCGAGCAGAAGCTTGGAAGAAAAACGGGTCAGGGCTTTTATGTTTATGACTCAAATGGTAAAATAATCTCGTAGGCGAAAATGAAAGTATTAGTATTAAATTGCGGCAGCTCGTCGATCAAGTATCAATTCTATGATACTGTTCAAAGGGTTGCACTCGCAAAAGGTCTGGTTGACAGAATCGGAATGTCGGGAGCTGTGCTCACTCACATCAGGTATGATGGTGACAAGATTAACATAGTTGGCGAGATTCTCGATCATGCAATCGGTATAGAGTATGTTCTTGCTGTTCTTCTCTCCAAAAATCACGGAGTGATAGAAGATAAAAGTGAAATAGACGCCGTCGGACACAGAGTTGTGCACGGTGGTGAGACCTTTGCAGGTTCTGTTCTTATTACGCAGGAAGTAATTAAGGTTTTACAGGATAATGTCGGTCTGGCACCACTTCACAATCCACCAAACATCAAAGGTATTCAGGCTGTCACGAGAGTGCTTCCGAATATACCACAAGTTGGTGTTTTTGATACTGCTTTCCATTCCAAGATGGAGCCAAAAGCATATCTGTACGGAATCCCGTATGAGCTTTACAAGAGTCATCAGATTCGCCGGTATGGTTTTCACGGTACTTCGCACAGGTTTGTAGCGGGCAGGGCAGCAAAAAAGCTCGGGAAACCATTGAATGAGTTGAAGGTGGTAACTGCTCACCTCGGAAACGGATGCAGCATGGCTGCAGTCGATCATGGCACTTCGGTTGATACCTCAATGGGATTTACTCCCCTTGAAGGACTTCTTATGGGTACAAGATGCGGTGATATTGATACATCAATCATCCTGCATATCATGGGTAAGGAAGGATTACAGCTTTCTGAAGCCAACACCCTTCTCAACAAACACAGCGGTCTCGTTGGTATCAGCGGTGAGTCATCCGACATGCGTGAAATTATCTCGGCAATGAAAGATGGTCACAAACGCTCGAAGTATGCTTTTGATGTCTTCTGTTACAGAATCACAAAATATGTCGGTGCCTATGCAGCGGCAATGGGTGGAATTGACGCCCTCGTATTTACGGGTGGTATCGGAGAGAACTCTCCGGATGTCCGTTCCGCAGTCTGTAAAAGTCTGAAGTTCATGGGTATGGATATTGACGAAGCAAAAAATGCCGCCGGTGATGAAGATATCTCTCCCGAGGGCTCGAAAGTGAAAGTTTTCAGAATCCCCACAAATGAGGAACTTGTAATTGCTCTCGATACAGAAGTAATTATCAAGGGAATCGAAGTGGATATCTGATAATTTTCTTAAGAATTGAAAAAAGCTGTCGCTGATCATTCGGTGACAGCTTTTTTTGTGGCTAAATGGACTCATGAATAAGATGATTTAATAACTTAATGTCTTGAGAAACCAAGTTTTAATTCGAGAAGTCCATATAGTAATTTTCATCATCAATTTTGTAAAAGGTCACATTATCCCTGCCGTATCTTTTAAGGTCTGCATTTTGGATGAATGCACCTGAGGCAACCCCAAGCCTGTTTCGAAAGTACTCTCCTAACAAGCTGTTGTTATGGGGTGTATGAATAGCTGCACCCCAATTGTTCTTTTGAGCCCGTGTGCAGATAAGTGTTTTGCCATCGTCAGTGATAACAGTGAAATGAGTGCCTCTTATTGGGAAGAATTCACTTTTATAAACTTCAGGCGGAAGTTGGATGTAGGCTTGATTGTGATTCCGCCCACTTCTTTGTCCCCAATTCAATCCACCAACCTTTTGGATAATACCGGATTTCGGGATTAATGAAATAGTAATATTCTCAAGACTTTGATTACTGTAATCTGATACCTTCGCTACGGGTAACTTATCCCTCTTTCTTTTTTGTTTCGGTATTGTGCGCGATGAATCAGTATAAATTAAGACAGAAGTTTCCACATCAGGATGATCACAATAGATAGAGTTTTTTTCTAAATCATTAAAATAGTCAAGTGCAATATCCCTGTCACATCCTGCAAGTATCTCCATCTGTTTTAATCCATTAAAAGCCTTCTGTGTGTAATTTGCAGATCCCAAATAGCTCTGAACAGGTCTGCCGTCTTTAAGCCATATATACAATTTGGAATGGACCGGGGGTAAATTTTGAAGATAGCTACACTGGAAGCAATCTTTGAAAATATCCCCCATTATTTTTTTGAAGCCTTTATGTCCGGTTAATGAGATTCCCTCTTGAGGAGTCATTCCGACAATTAGATTTACCTTAATATTAAGATTCATATCTGATAGAACACTTAAATGTCTAAATGCCATAGCTGGTGTTGCGTATCCGGAAACAATCCTTAGTTCGTCTGATATTTGAGCCGGCTTAATCAGTACCTCTTCAAATAGTGCTGTCGTAATCATATAACCTCGCAAAATGTTTAAACTATATTAATTTGATCAAAGAGGTTCAATTCCACATCTTTGGAAAACCTTAATCCGAAAAATCTTTTTTTATGGTTATCATGGATGAGAGGATTAATGTTATTTGGTACCCAGTCATATTCGACACCTGCAAAACTTTTGAGAATTGCTTCAAATATTACTTGTGCTCCTCTTGCAGGAACTGCCATTCCGATTTGTTTCCGCACACTTTCCTTCGATCCAATAAAAACAAAATCATCAGGAAAAGTCTGTATTCGAGCCCTTTCTCTATTTGTTAGAGCACGGTCTTCCTGCCAATGGTAAACATGTGTTCCCCCTCCACCACTCCCGGTAATCGTATAACTCGGTTTGTCAGGGACCAATCTTTTATAAATTTGACTTATTTGGGCGGCTTTCACATTAAGCCGGAGATTTTCCGGAATATTGGCTGTAAATGCATTTTCACCAGGTTTTATATGCTTTAATCTTTCAATTACTTGTTGAGATTGCCGGGTAAGCTCATTATTGGTGGCATCAAGTTGAATAGGTGGATTTTCTATAGCATTCTTAACGGATATATCAATTTTTCTAAAAGGCCGGGTTGATGGGACACGATACACGACATCTAAGTCTTTTCTTATACCTATAATAAGAATTCTTTGCCGATTTTGAGGAACACCATATTCATTAAATTTATACAAGTGTGGATAAACGGAATAACCCATATCGTAAAATGTGGAAAGAATTTTTTTGAATGCATCACCTTCATTGGCATTTTTTAATCCAGCAACATTTTCCGCTAGAAACCATTTAGGTTGAAATATCTCCATGGTTTTTGCGCCGTATGAATAGAGTGGCCCATAAACACCATCCATTCCTTTTTGCTCACCCACTATACTAAAATCATTGCATGGGAAACCAAATCCTAGGGCATCTATTTCGGAAATTTTGCGAAGAGAGGCGATGTCTAATTGTCGAATATCTTTACATACAACACTCTTCGGATTTTCGGGACAAATATTATATGTATAAGTCAGGCATGAATCACGATCATAATCGGTTGACCAGGCATGCTCAATACTGAATTCCTCGTTGTTATGAGACAATTTAGCAGACTTTGCAGCCAATCCTAGTCCACCAGGACCGCAAAACAACTCACCGAATTTAAATTTCATAAAAAACTTTCAAATTGAATACCGAATCTAAAAAAAATGTCCGTAACTATCAATGTTAGAATTACTGCCGAGAAACTAATGTATCATTTCTCTGCAATCGAATGAGTAGAACCCTGATCAATCTATCATTCGATACAATGCATTTGCAATTACCAAAATCGAAAGACCAAAAGGTTCTATACTTATGATACGACATATCAAACTGATTAAATATGCACAAATAATATATTTTAAAATACATTATTTATACCATTTTGTCGAAATAAGATAAAATTTAAGATTTTATGAGATTATTTTGGGTGTTTTTTTTTTTTTTCGGTTTGTTTTTGTCGGAATGAAACTCAATGTTATTGATTAAAAATTTTCAGAACAATGAACTTATATTCTCCGGGTTCAATCCCGGGAAGATCACTTCAAAGAGATTAAATCTGGCAGTGTCTGAATTATCTTAAAAATTCAGAAGCCTGCAGAGTAGGCAAACAGGGAAGCAGGCACAAACTTAAGATTCAGCCCTCCTGATTCATTCGCACCGGTTTTGTCGATTGTGGTGACGAGAGCTTCATTTAGATTATTTTTTTTGCAAAACAGTGACAAACTTTTCAATTCAGACGGGTTGTTGAAATACCGGTTACTCCATTTGATTTCAATTGCGAATTTTGGTTTTAGCTTAAAGTCATCAAGCAAAACCAGATCCACCTCGCCGTTGCTCCTGCCCTGACTCCACCTTGCATAATAAGGTTTGATCCCGTCCTTATAAAACAACTGTGACATGACAGCAGTTTCAACCATGTTGCCGAACGAATCATCCATTTGTGATACTGGTGTGAAAAGGGCACTTCTCAAAGAGGGGTTCGTAAGATAAATCTTATAGAAGGTTGCCCTCCTGAATTTTTTCCCTGAATCATCAACTCTGTTTAAAATTCTGATGAGAAATGCAGCTTCAAGATACTCGAGGTATCTCTTGAGGAGATTTTTATCGACGCCACTTGTTGAGCTGAGACTTTCCAAAGAAAGTTCATTTCCTGAATTGTAGGCGAGTGTTGTGAAAAAAGAGTTAAGTTCCTGAACATCCCTTATGCCATAGAGACCCGGCAAGTCACGGAGCAGGACTTTATCGATAATATCGCTTTTAATATATCTTCCCGGGTCAGACTGAATCCTTTTACTGAAAATGGCTTCAGGATAACCGCCGAAATTTATGTAGTTTATAAACTGCCGGTTTAGTTCACCTAAATTGGGCGAGGTGAATCCGGTGTTTGGAAATGCAAGACTGTCGTCACTAATTTTTTCAACCAGATAATCAAGATTCAGAAGGGTAAGGTACTCCCGGAAAGAGAGTGGGGGGAGCTTAAAATCAGTGAATCTGCCGGCACCGCTTTCCATGCTTTTTAACTTAAGGGCAGCTGAAGCTGAGCCGGAGACAATGAATTTTGTTTGAGGATAGCTGTCGACCAACGATTTTAAATGGACTTCCCAGTCTTTCAGGTACTGAATCTCATCGAAAAAGATGAGGCATCCTTTCGGTTCTTTTCTGCCGCTTGCTTTGAGAGAGAGATGAAACAACTCTTCAAGCCCTCGATAGTTGTATATCGGGTTTTCAATGCTAATATAGAAAATTTGATTGGGGGGTATTCGTTGTCTCAGCAATTCACTTATTGACTGGTGCATCAAAACTGTTTTCCCAACCCGCCGGGGTCCCATAAGGATAACCGCTCTTCTGACAGAAGTTTCTTCAACCAAAGCCTGGAAATCAGAGAAATGAAGCCGTTTATCAAAAGTGACAAAGAATTCGGAGGGTCGCCCGGTTGTCCACCACGGATTTTCGAATTGAAGTCGTTGAATAATCAACTCTTCAGATACCAGATTAAATCGGATTTTTTTATTCATAACACTGCAAATATACAAATAATATATTTTAAAATACATTATTTATACCATTTTGTCGAAATAAGGTAAAATTTAAGATTTTATAAGATTATTTTGGGTGTCATTTCTATCGAGTCGAGTTGGTGTCATTTCTATTGTGTTCTTACTGTAAAAAATGTGACGAGGGAAAAAATTGTGAAAGAAGGAGTTCTTTATTATATTACCTCGTGGTTTCAAAGATAATTTGAGACCGGTTTCGCTAACTTCAAATATGAAAGAGAATAAAAATGGCTTCAATTCAAAAAGGTTCACTCGTGACGATGCATTATACCGGCACCTTTGCAGACGGCGAAGAATTTGAGACATCGTACGGTAAAGAACCACTCGTTTTCAGGGTTGGTAACAATGAAATCATCCCCGGATTGGAGCTTGCAGTCCTTGGGATGGAAGTTGGTGAGAAAAAGGATGTGGCAGTTCCCCCTGAGCTTGGTTACGGTGAATATCGTGACGCTCTGGTGGTGGAGGTGCAGAGAGCCCAGTTGCCCGATATGGAGGTGGAACTTGGAGACCGGTTGGAACTCGATGGAGAAAATGGTGAAAACATAATCATGACAGTAATAGAATTGAATGATGAAACCATTACTCTTGATGCCAACCATGACCTTGCAGGAGAAATCCTGAACTTCGCAATAGAAATTGTGGAAGTTAAGTAGGAATTTATCATCTAATGTCCCGGGCGTCCGCAGGTGGACCCCCGAAAATTAAACCGGGAGGAAAACGCCATGCTTTTCAAGTATTTGAGTTTTATAAACATTTTCGTAGTATCTTTGCTTTGGGCACAAACAAACCCTGTAACCTTTTATCCGGCAAGTGATACACTAAACCACAGGTCCGGCGAGATAGTTGCTTTAACCGGCAATCAGTATTTGGCACTTCATTCGGAACATTTCTATCCCGGCAGGGTTCAATATTTCCTTTCGAAAAGCAGCAATTCAGGAACTACCTGGGGCACTCCTTCACTTCTCTTTGATACAACAGTTTCAACCCTGTCAGCGGAAGACAGTCTTTCGGTTCCGTTTCTTGTAAAAACTGCAAACAACCGGATGCTGGCAATTTTCAGAGTCGGAGGAGGAGTTTATAAATATAAAATCTCTGATGATGGAGGAAACAACTGGGGAATCAGCAGATATTTGAAACTCTATAATGGAATATCCGTCGAAAGTCAGCTTAAAATTACATCGGCGATTTACAACGGTGGCAATGAGATAGTGCTCGGGATATCACAGAATCAGAATTCAATCGGGTTTTCAAAAAGTACGGATAATGGAATCACTTTTTCCCAGTATCAGGTTCTGACAACAGGCGGGTTTTCCAATCCGACACTTCTTCCGTCGGGTAACGGTGACATGATTCTTGCTTGTCAGGAAAAAAATGTGGCGAACAGGAAAATAATGTTGATGAAATACACTGCTTCCACAGGTCAGTGGAAGGACACCACCACTGCACTCTCCTCAGTTGATGAGATCAGAAATCCAAAATTTTATAAAGACTCGCAGGGGAATCTCCACATCTTTTACCGTCAGGTCAGGTACACGATCGGTGCATTCAGAAATTCTGATTTTTTCAGGATTTCAAGTACCGATAACGGGGTTAGCTGGCAGTCACCCGTTCAATTGACAAAATATGCCGGTGATGATGCTAATCTGAACATCAATCCTCAATCTGTGTCGCCTGACATTGTTTTTTCCAGTTTGAGGTCGTCCCCGACAGGGAAAACAAGACTTTGGTGGGGGAACGGTCTGACAATGGGTGATAATGAAGCACCTCCTGTAATCTTCTCAACGAAAATGCTGCCTGCCGTGCCTGCCCTTGGTGATTCGATATTTTTCCTCGTGTATGCCGGTTATCATCTTTCGGGTCTGAACGGGAAAATAAGGGGCACACTAAACGAAGTACCTGTGGAATTTAACCTTTATGATGACGGACTTCATAACGATTCCACAGCCGGTGACGGTATTTTCAGAGGATTTGTAAAAGTTGCTTCACCCGGGGATTTCGGCAGGTTGAGTGTCCTGATGAACGGCGGGACTAATTATCTTTCATCTGCTGATTTTACATTTGCCTTTTTGATTGATGGAGTAAAGGTAATGGACAGTTTTACAACGGGAGCTTTGTGGGTACCTTTTGACAGAAATGGCGTAATCGGAGATGTCAGCATAGACGGTAAATCTTCGATCAGATATGATTCGATCCCCATCATTTTTTCGAATGGTTTTTCACTTTCGGGATTCAAAGACGGGGCAGTCTGGTCTGCGAGTGTGATGTCCGCATCGAGAATTGACGATTATCAAACAGGACCTGTGGGTTCACAACCGGAAGATCCCCGAAATGGAATTTACCGGGTGGCAGCAGAGGATTCGGCATTCGGGGCAAGCTGGCAGGTTTGGAAGTATGCGGTTCAGTCAGGTGCAAGATACTGGGACGGAAATCAAAACGGGATATATGATCCAATTGATCTGAACAATAACGGAATTTGGGAACCAAACGAGGACATGCCCGAGATTTTGGGTGAAATCTCATATTATTGTGTCTATAACGATGCTGTCCCGAGAGATCGGAGAAGATTCTCAGAATATCCTTCGGGGATAGAAGTGAGACAGACTGTTTACGCGTTTCCAAATTCCCCTTCGTATGCAGTTAGGGATGCAATATTTATCCGGTATGAAATTGTAAACAAAGGGACTGTTACGCCGAATATTCCCGGAGCAATTTTTTCTGCATGGAGCGACACCGATTTGGGTGATTATGTGGATGATCTTTTCGGAACTGATACGATAAGAAACAGCAGTTATATCTGGAACGAGGGACCTGACGGCTCTTTCGGTGTGAATCCTCCCGCCGTCTTTCAGACAATATTGTTTGGTCAGCCTGTATTTATTCCCGGGATATCATTTCAGGATATGAACGGAAACAATATTTATGATCCGGGTTTGGATATTCCTCTTGATACCGCCATTGTTCCGATGGGGAGACCCTTCCAAAATAAAAGAATCCCGGGAGCTTCGAATCTGGGAATGACATCATCACAGCATTATATCGGGTCGCACCCGACTCACGGGGATCCGACTTACTCCTCTGAACTGCGAAACTACCAGAAGGGAAGACAAAAGACCGGTTCCGTGA is drawn from Bacteroidota bacterium and contains these coding sequences:
- a CDS encoding NAD(P)-binding domain-containing protein yields the protein MQEDNINIDEILKRSVLSESFDSINRVGIIGAGVMGQGIAQAIAANGIEVIIVEKTTDRIDYAKASLSDSIDNEIKRWAMTASEKKAITSRISWVTDMKLVAGCDLIVEAVDEEFDLKKKIFMDIDKIAKKETIFVSNTSTLSLTKLAECTGRPDKVIGMHFLNPVPKRPLVEVIKCLHTSASTLKIIKEFANRLGKTSIEVYEYPGYVTTRAIVPLLNEAMHILLEGIASAKDIDTAMKIGFNFQHGPLEMADMMGLDEVLAWMDTLWKTLGEPRYRACPILRKLVREQKLGRKTGQGFYVYDSNGKIIS
- a CDS encoding acetate kinase produces the protein MKVLVLNCGSSSIKYQFYDTVQRVALAKGLVDRIGMSGAVLTHIRYDGDKINIVGEILDHAIGIEYVLAVLLSKNHGVIEDKSEIDAVGHRVVHGGETFAGSVLITQEVIKVLQDNVGLAPLHNPPNIKGIQAVTRVLPNIPQVGVFDTAFHSKMEPKAYLYGIPYELYKSHQIRRYGFHGTSHRFVAGRAAKKLGKPLNELKVVTAHLGNGCSMAAVDHGTSVDTSMGFTPLEGLLMGTRCGDIDTSIILHIMGKEGLQLSEANTLLNKHSGLVGISGESSDMREIISAMKDGHKRSKYAFDVFCYRITKYVGAYAAAMGGIDALVFTGGIGENSPDVRSAVCKSLKFMGMDIDEAKNAAGDEDISPEGSKVKVFRIPTNEELVIALDTEVIIKGIEVDI
- a CDS encoding NgoFVII family restriction endonuclease, which translates into the protein MITTALFEEVLIKPAQISDELRIVSGYATPAMAFRHLSVLSDMNLNIKVNLIVGMTPQEGISLTGHKGFKKIMGDIFKDCFQCSYLQNLPPVHSKLYIWLKDGRPVQSYLGSANYTQKAFNGLKQMEILAGCDRDIALDYFNDLEKNSIYCDHPDVETSVLIYTDSSRTIPKQKRKRDKLPVAKVSDYSNQSLENITISLIPKSGIIQKVGGLNWGQRSGRNHNQAYIQLPPEVYKSEFFPIRGTHFTVITDDGKTLICTRAQKNNWGAAIHTPHNNSLLGEYFRNRLGVASGAFIQNADLKRYGRDNVTFYKIDDENYYMDFSN
- a CDS encoding DNA cytosine methyltransferase, translated to MKFKFGELFCGPGGLGLAAKSAKLSHNNEEFSIEHAWSTDYDRDSCLTYTYNICPENPKSVVCKDIRQLDIASLRKISEIDALGFGFPCNDFSIVGEQKGMDGVYGPLYSYGAKTMEIFQPKWFLAENVAGLKNANEGDAFKKILSTFYDMGYSVYPHLYKFNEYGVPQNRQRILIIGIRKDLDVVYRVPSTRPFRKIDISVKNAIENPPIQLDATNNELTRQSQQVIERLKHIKPGENAFTANIPENLRLNVKAAQISQIYKRLVPDKPSYTITGSGGGGTHVYHWQEDRALTNRERARIQTFPDDFVFIGSKESVRKQIGMAVPARGAQVIFEAILKSFAGVEYDWVPNNINPLIHDNHKKRFFGLRFSKDVELNLFDQINIV
- a CDS encoding ATP-binding protein is translated as MNKKIRFNLVSEELIIQRLQFENPWWTTGRPSEFFVTFDKRLHFSDFQALVEETSVRRAVILMGPRRVGKTVLMHQSISELLRQRIPPNQIFYISIENPIYNYRGLEELFHLSLKASGRKEPKGCLIFFDEIQYLKDWEVHLKSLVDSYPQTKFIVSGSASAALKLKSMESGAGRFTDFKLPPLSFREYLTLLNLDYLVEKISDDSLAFPNTGFTSPNLGELNRQFINYINFGGYPEAIFSKRIQSDPGRYIKSDIIDKVLLRDLPGLYGIRDVQELNSFFTTLAYNSGNELSLESLSSTSGVDKNLLKRYLEYLEAAFLIRILNRVDDSGKKFRRATFYKIYLTNPSLRSALFTPVSQMDDSFGNMVETAVMSQLFYKDGIKPYYARWSQGRSNGEVDLVLLDDFKLKPKFAIEIKWSNRYFNNPSELKSLSLFCKKNNLNEALVTTIDKTGANESGGLNLKFVPASLFAYSAGF
- a CDS encoding peptidylprolyl isomerase, translating into MASIQKGSLVTMHYTGTFADGEEFETSYGKEPLVFRVGNNEIIPGLELAVLGMEVGEKKDVAVPPELGYGEYRDALVVEVQRAQLPDMEVELGDRLELDGENGENIIMTVIELNDETITLDANHDLAGEILNFAIEIVEVK
- a CDS encoding T9SS type A sorting domain-containing protein codes for the protein MLFKYLSFINIFVVSLLWAQTNPVTFYPASDTLNHRSGEIVALTGNQYLALHSEHFYPGRVQYFLSKSSNSGTTWGTPSLLFDTTVSTLSAEDSLSVPFLVKTANNRMLAIFRVGGGVYKYKISDDGGNNWGISRYLKLYNGISVESQLKITSAIYNGGNEIVLGISQNQNSIGFSKSTDNGITFSQYQVLTTGGFSNPTLLPSGNGDMILACQEKNVANRKIMLMKYTASTGQWKDTTTALSSVDEIRNPKFYKDSQGNLHIFYRQVRYTIGAFRNSDFFRISSTDNGVSWQSPVQLTKYAGDDANLNINPQSVSPDIVFSSLRSSPTGKTRLWWGNGLTMGDNEAPPVIFSTKMLPAVPALGDSIFFLVYAGYHLSGLNGKIRGTLNEVPVEFNLYDDGLHNDSTAGDGIFRGFVKVASPGDFGRLSVLMNGGTNYLSSADFTFAFLIDGVKVMDSFTTGALWVPFDRNGVIGDVSIDGKSSIRYDSIPIIFSNGFSLSGFKDGAVWSASVMSASRIDDYQTGPVGSQPEDPRNGIYRVAAEDSAFGASWQVWKYAVQSGARYWDGNQNGIYDPIDLNNNGIWEPNEDMPEILGEISYYCVYNDAVPRDRRRFSEYPSGIEVRQTVYAFPNSPSYAVRDAIFIRYEIVNKGTVTPNIPGAIFSAWSDTDLGDYVDDLFGTDTIRNSSYIWNEGPDGSFGVNPPAVFQTILFGQPVFIPGISFQDMNGNNIYDPGLDIPLDTAIVPMGRPFQNKRIPGASNLGMTSSQHYIGSHPTHGDPTYSSELRNYQKGRQKTGSVIDPCTWPFGQFYGGVPCSTASKIFIYSGEPVTNTGWLNNTPTDQRSLANSGPFDLRAGDTITFHNAIVAGRGTDHLNSITVTRARIDQIFQHFGAKYHYYPTGIEKDETSVPGEFRLWQNYPNPFNPETVIKFSLKEKSIVSLSVYNIAGQRVTELLSGEMEKGFHEKRFDGSKFSSGVYIFRLNVQSPENGNTVYTQTVKSVLLK